AAAAACGTCGATAAACGTGATATACGTGAGACCCAGTATCGCAGCCATGATGCCACCGACAAACGTGAGTACCGGAATCCACGAGCGGTGCAAGCCCATCGCCGTATCGAGTCCGTGAATAGGGCACGGCGTGAAGCAGTCGAAAAGTTTGACGTTCGCCGCTTTGGCCTGCTTAGCCGCTTTCAAGAGGTCGGCAGGTGTTTTCAGAGAGGCGACATAGCCCCCTGATACTTCGTCGTAAGAGAAGAGACCGCGTTTTATTTCTGCAATGGATAACATGTTTCCTCTTTAGTGGTGGCTCAGCGAAGCATTCGCCTCGTCAGCTTTGACTTCAGCGAGCGCTATCGATGGTATCGTGCGAATGAACATTAAGAACAACGTGAAGAAGATACCAAAACTGCCGATGAGTACGGCGTAGTCTGCCCAGGTCGGATCGTAAGAATCCCAGCTTGAAGGCAGGTAGTCGCGGTGCAGCGAAATAATGACAATCACGAAGCGCTCAAACCACATACCGATGTTGACCACGATCGATATGACAAAGAGCATTTTGATGTTCGTGCGCAGTTTCTTGAACCACAGAAAGTGCGGAGATACAACGTTGCACGTAAACATAATCCAGAACGCCCAGGCAAATGGCCCGGTCATGCGGTTGATGAAGGCATACTGTTCATTGTGGCTCGCAGAATAAGCGGCCATAACGAATTCTACAGTGTAGGCAAATGAGACCATCATGCCGGTTACCAGAATAACAATCGCCATATTCTCAAGGTGCTTGATTGTGATATATTCTTTCAGCTTAAAAACTTCGCGTGTGATGATCATGAGGGTCATCACCATCGCAAAACCTGAATAGATCGCACCGGCCACGAAGTAAGGTGGAAAGATCGTAGCGTGCCAGCCTGGAATAACCGAGGTAGCAAAGTCAAATGAAACGATGGTATGTACAGAAAGCACGAGCGGTGTTGCAAGCGCCGACAGAATCATCACCATCTTTTCATAGTGGTGCCATGTTTTTGCTGACCCCACCCAGCCGAGCGCGAGCACGCGGTATGAGATGGATTTTACCTGAAGTAAGAAGGCGCCGATTTTGCTGTTCGCCTTGTAGCGTTCAAAGCGGTCACGCAGTGTTGCGAAGTCGGGTACAAGGCCCATGTACCAGAAGATCAATGAAACTGAAAAGTATGTTGAAATGGCAAATAAGTCCCAGAGCAGCGGCGAACGAAAGTTTGCCCACAGTGGCCCCCGTTCGTTCGGGTAAGGGAAAGCCCAGTAAACAAACCATGGCCGACCAATGTGGATCAACGGGAAAATCGCCGCAACAATAACGGCAAAAATCGTCATCGCTTCAGCTGCGCGGTTAATCGATGTTCTCCATTTCTGTCGAAACAGAAACAGAATCGCTGAAATGAGCGTACCCGCGTGACCGATGCCTACCCAGAAAACGAAGTTCACGATGAAGAAACCCCAGCCGACCGGATTGTTGATCGCGAAGATACCGAGACCAACGAACCAAGAGTAGAGAATCGTCGCAATGCCCAAAACGGCGGCAGCTATCGAAACACCGAAAGCTCCCCACCAGAGTTTGGTCGGGAAAGCTTCAATCGGACGCATGACATCGTCGTCCATCGCCGCGAACGGCTTGCCAATGTGGTAAATATTTTTTTCCGTTGCCATTCTTTTACCTTATGCCTTTGCTTCGGGGCGGTTTTTGACGCGCACCATGTATTTTACCGAAGGTTCAACGTTAATCTGCGCGAGAATCTTGTAGGTTCTCATGTTATCGTTTGCCTTCTTCACCTGCGTATCAGCGCTGTTAATGTTGCCAAACGTAATCGCGCCGGCCGAGCAGGCCTGCTGGCATGCCGTTTGAATTTCGCCGTCGCGTACCGCGCGGCCCTCAACTTTGGCGAGTTGGCGCTTCTCAGAGATACGCTGCTGGCAGAATGAGCATTTTTCAATCACACCGCGCGAGCGCACAGTTACATCGGGGTTCAGAGCGTACTGCTGCGGGTCGCGCAGCTTATCTTCCCAGTTTTCGAACCAGTTGAAGCGGCGCACTTTGTACGGGCAGTTGTTTGAGCAATAGCGGGTACCGATGCAGCGGTTGTAAGCCATGTAGTTGAGGCCGTCAGAGCTGTGGCCTGTCGCGCCAACCGGGCAGACGTTTTCGCACGGTGCATTTTCACAATGCTGGCACATGACTGGTTGAAAGAACACGTCGGGGTTTACAAGGTCGGCATCTGCTTTCTCTGCCGCGTCGTTTTCGTAGATGTAATAGCGATCGATGCGCAGCCAGCTCATTTCGCGGCCGCGGTTGATCTCTGATTTACCGACTGCTGGAATGTTATTCTCAGAATAGCATGCCATAACGCACGACGAGCAGCCTGTGCACTTGTTGAGGTCAATATTCAGGTTCCAGCGATAACCTTCTTCGTAGTTATGCTTGTCGTAGAGGCCTTTCGCTTTGCCCCCAAATGGCTTTTCTTCGTGCTCGTGCAGCAGTTCTGGCTTTTTCTCGCGGGCTGCTTTTTCAAAGGTCTTGAGGTCAACCTGGCGTGCGAGGCCCCGAATAACTGCGAACTCATAATGCCGTTGCGTTGAAGCCAGCATATCATACTTACCAATCTTCTCTAGGGTAACGCTGATACCTGACGAACCGATCTGGCCAGCATTGTAGGTCTGCAGCGCGTAACCGTTCTGTCCGACGCCTGCGCCGACTTTGCCAATGTGGCTCTGGCCGAAACCGATCGCGAGTGCAAGCGAACCGCGGCGCATGCCCGGCTGCACAAACGCAGGTATCTCGAATGTAACTTTGCCGGCGCTGACCCGCAGCAGGTCTTGCGTCTTGATTTTCAGTGTCTTCGCGTCAGCAGGGCTGATGAGAAGAACGTTATCCCACGTGATTTTGGTCACCGGGTCTGGAAGTTCATGGCGAAACGAGATGTTGGCGCCCGCGCCATCGCCGAGGCCTACACTTTCGATGAGGTTCAGGCGATAGCCCACCTGAGCTTCAACCGGGGGTTTTACATCTTTGAGCGCCGCTGAGCGAAAGGCCCGCGCAGCGCCCGCACCCGGTTGCTCGACAACCGCAAAGCCAGAAGCAAGTGTGGAGTTCCACGACTGGCCACGCGCATTTGCAGCATGGCTTTTCTTGACCTGTTCGTATGCCGAGGTATTATTGCCTGTCAGGCGGCCGTAAATTTCGAGCACTGGCATCGTGTCTGACAGCGGGCGAATTACCGGCTGAACGATTCCGTAAACACCATGAGCCGCTGCATCTGACCAGGCCTCCAGAAAGTGGCTCACCGGCAACACCTGCGTTGCAAGCACTGCCGTGTCATTCAGGTGGTCACCGATAAAGATAACATTCTTTACTGATTTTATCGCCTCTGCAAAACCCGAAGCGACGGGCAGATCATAGACCGGGTTGCAGCGATCGACGACCAGAGTTTCTACCTTGCCGGCCTTCATGTCGGCAATGAGTGCCTCGAGCTGAGCGGCGTCGCTGATGTTGAGGTTGCCCTTGAGGGCAGCTTTGGTTGAAACTGTCTTGCCTTCGTTACCAAGAATGGCGTTCAGCAGGTTGACTGCAATCTGCAGCTCGCCCGCGAGCGCGGTGCGTGCGTTCACGCCACCGCCCACAACCAGCGAACGGCCTTTGAAGTTTTTGAGATCTTCTGCGAGCGCTATAATTTGTTTTTCTTCGAGGCCGGTAACTTTAGCAACTACCGCAGGAGTATATGCCTGCACTGCCGCGCGCACATTACCATCACCTGCAAGCGCCGAGCCCGGCAGCAGCAGATTGGCAAGCCCGAGAGCAAACGTAGTGTGTGAGCCTGCAACGAGCGCCAGGCGGCGGTCTGCGTTACTGCCGGTGAGCGACATCGCTGATTCAGCCACAAACAGTTGATTCATCTTGCCAGCGGGGTCGCGGCGCGACGCGAACTGTTTAGTATAGAGGTCAGAAGCCAGCCATGTACCCAGAAAATCAGCTTCGATTGCGAGAATGGCGTCAGCTTCGTCGAATCGGTGGGCAGGTATCGCGGCACTGCCGAAGCTCGCCTTATTGCCGGCCACGACTTCGCTGAGCGTGCCCGTAGCGTCATAAACCACAGCCGCACCGAGGCGAGCCCGGGCGCTCTCTTCAGCAGGTGAGAAAGTGGGGCTGGCGATGACGCGTGCTTTGCCCTTCAACAGGGCAGCCGCTTCGGCAATTGCTTCATCCCATTTGGCGGCTTTGAATGACGAGCCGTCTTTTTTCAGCGGTGACTTGACACGGTCTGGGTCGTAGAGATCCCAGATTGAGGCGAAGGTATCTGCAGTCGTAGCACCTTTGTAAAGTGGGTGCTCCGCAAGGCCTTCGATCTTGATTGGTTTGCCTTCGCGGGTTTTAACCAGTATAGGCGTGATGCCGCGATTGCTGATGCGTGTGCTGGCAAAATACCGCGCCTGGCCGGGCTGGTATTCCATCGGGCGGTCGACATAGGGCACAATCTTTTCAACGGGCTCGCGGCAGGCAGCCAGCGTCGCCATCGAAATCGAGGCGCCCATAAAGGTGAGAAAGCTCTTGCGGTCGAGGTTCGCGTTTACACCGCGCTCGATCATCTCTTCGATGTTCGAGGGAAATTCGCTTTTGCCGTTCCAGAGCGCCAGATCTTGCTGCGCTTCTTCTGGCGTTGCGCCCACTTCTTCAAATGAGCGAAAAACTTTGGTCTGGGCTGTTGTCTCGTTTGACATGACTGTATCCTTCACGGTTATCTCTCTTAGTAATGGCAGGTGTTACAGTTAATGTTCACACCGTGGTTCTTGTATTCTGCATCGTTGCGGTAATCTTTGTGGCAGTTGACGCAGAAGCCCATGTTGAGCGACTGAACCTGTTCAACCACCTTCATGTTGGCAACATCACCGTGGCACGGCGTGCAGGCCGTTTTGGTCGGCTGGCCGTCTTTCAGAAGCTGCTTAATGTGGGGCGCATGCGGAAAGCGCACGTGATCGGGCAGATTATGAATGCGAACCCACTCGAGCGGCTGCTTCTTTTCGTAGAATTTCTTGAGCTTCTCGACACCCGGTTTCCCGTAGCCAACCGAAACGTGGCAGTTCATACACGTGTTCATGCTGGGCACGCCGGCCTTTTTGCCGGTTGTGACGCCGGTGTGGCAATATTGGCAATCAATGCCATATTCACCCGCGTGTTTTGCGTGGCTATAGGCTATCGGCTGCTCAGGCGCGTAACCGACCCGGGCCGGGGGGGCCCAGATAATCCACGCCGCCAGCGCGACGAGAACGACGGGAGTTCCGTACTTTATTGCTTTGAAGAGTCGTGGATCCATCCGGGGGTGCTCCTGATTAATTGAAAAAAAAGGGGGATTTAGTTCTTGCCACCGAGCTTGCGCACGTGCTCAGCTACGGCTTTGATTTCTTCATCTGAGAGAACGCCTTTGTAAGGTGCCATGCCAGAACCCGCTATACCAGTTTCAATCGCCTTGATGACTGAAGCGAGGTCGGTTCCGTTTTTCCACTTTGCATCGGCAAAGTTACGGGGCTTGGGTTTCAGTGCAGCGCCCACCGGGCCATCGCCTTTACCTTGAGCGCCGTGGCAGGTGACGCAACCTTTTTCATTGTAGACGGTTTCGCCAGAGATCGCGGCAGCTGCACCAGGTGCCGCATCAGCTTCAGGCTTTTTGCCGCAGGCAGTTGCTGCCATGGCTAGCGCAGCCATAGTGAGGAAGATATATTGCTTTTTCATGGGTTTCTCCTTGGCGAAAACTCTCGTTCTGCCAGTAGGCTCAAGTTTGCTTTTGAAATAGAGCGTCGATTTTTTTTTGACAATTTGATGACAAGCCGGGCCGCGCGTTCTCATTCAACCCAGCGAAGCTGTTAATCCGCTTTTTTCGAATATCGTGCGCAGAGCAGCCGGAGGATTCAGCAGTTTGAATTCGATCTCTTGATCGGCGCAGCTTCGAACCGTCTGCAGCAACACGGCGATGCCCGCCGAATCGATGTGCGTGAGCAATTTCAGGTCGATATGTATACCGGTGACGCCAGGTTCAATCCAGGCAGTGATTCTATTCTTGAAATCGGGAGCCGTGAAGAAGCCCAGCATGCCATTGGCCGTGGCAGAGATTAATCCTCCATTATAGCGGACGTCGAAATAGAGCTTTTCTGCCATAAGTAACGGGTGTGTGAGCGACCGCCCGTTTGCCCCGTCGCGCGCGGCGCGTAAAGCAAGTTTGGCTGTGCAGCCTGTTTCTTTTTCCGTTTTCTTCCTTAACAGACACATGGAAAAAGAAACGAAGCAGAAGAATCCGTGGGAGCACACGATTGCGCTGCCGCAGACAACATACCCTATGCGCGCAGATCTCGCCAAGCGCGAGAACGACATTTTGGCAATCTGGAAGAAAGAGAGCCTGTTCCAGAAGATCAACGCGAAGCGCAAAGCCGAAAACGCGCCGCTCTTTCTGTTGCACGACGGACCTCCCTACGCCAACGGTGAGTTTCACACCGGCCACGGCCTGAATAAGGTACTGAAAGATATCTTCAATAAATACAACCTGCTACGCGGTAAGCGCGTGCCGTACGTTCCTGGCTGGGATTGCCATGGTCTGCCGATCGAACTTGCCGCTATCAAGAAGCTCGCCAATAAGAAAGACGGTTCCGACAAAGACCCGATTCGCATTCGTCAGGCATGCCGCGAATACGCCGCTGAATACATCAAAATTCAGGCAGAAGACCAGACGCGGTTTGGGGTTTTCTGGGACGATTCTGATGTAAAGACTGCGCAGAACAATGAATCCGCATTGTTCTACGCTACCATGTCGCCGAAATACGAGGCCTCGATTCTCAAAGCCTTCCGGGATCTGTTTCTGAAAGACCTGATTTATAAAGGAAAGAAGCCGGTGTATTGGGACGCGACGACCGCCTCAGCGCACGCTGAAGCAGAGATTGAATATCAAGAGCATGAATCTCCCTCGGTTTATGTGAAATTTCCGGTGCAGGGTGAGAAAGAACTGTATGTCGTGATATGGACGACCACGCCATGGACGCTACCGGCCAACCTCGGGGTCAGCTTTGGGGAAAAGATCCAATACGAAATTGTCGAAACCGAGCAGGGCCGCCTCGTGCTCGCGGTTGAACTGGCACCCAAGGTGCTCGAGGTCGCCGGGCTATCGGCCAAGTCGCGCAAACCCGTGTCGATCGACGAAATCAAGGCGCTGCACGTCCGCCATCCGTTCATCGACCGCGAATCGAAAGTCTTGTTTGGCGACCACGTGACGGTCGAAGCCGGTACCGGCATCGTCCATACCGCCCCCGGCCATGGACAAGATGACTATGTCGTTGGTCTCAAGTATGGCCTCGATGTTTTGTCGCCCGTCGACCACCGCGGGCGTTACACGAAAGAATTCGCCGAAATGGAAGGCAAGAGCGTATTCGAAGCCAATCCACTCATCATTGAAAAACTCAAAGGTCTGGGGTTGCTCCTGCAGGCTTCAACATTTAAACACCAGTACCCACACTCATGGCGCTCGCACAAGCCTCTGATCATGCGTGCCACGCCGCAGTGGTTTCTCAAGATCGACCCGCTGCGTGACAGAGCACTCGAAGAAATAAAAAAAGTCGAGTGGATTCCTGAATGGGGCGAAAGCCGTTTCACCGCGGCAGTCAAAACCCGGCCCGACTGGTGCCTCAGCCGCCAGCGCTACTGGGGCGTGCCG
The sequence above is a segment of the Turneriella parva DSM 21527 genome. Coding sequences within it:
- a CDS encoding DUF3341 domain-containing protein; the protein is MLSIAEIKRGLFSYDEVSGGYVASLKTPADLLKAAKQAKAANVKLFDCFTPCPIHGLDTAMGLHRSWIPVLTFVGGIMAAILGLTYITFIDVFNWPIVFGGKPFFSWPAYIPILFELTIYFAAVFTVVAVLVLGRLGFINRKVPAQGVTSDVFAIWIGDKGISKADVERILSGLNAQIEEVKA
- the nrfD gene encoding NrfD/PsrC family molybdoenzyme membrane anchor subunit, whose product is MATEKNIYHIGKPFAAMDDDVMRPIEAFPTKLWWGAFGVSIAAAVLGIATILYSWFVGLGIFAINNPVGWGFFIVNFVFWVGIGHAGTLISAILFLFRQKWRTSINRAAEAMTIFAVIVAAIFPLIHIGRPWFVYWAFPYPNERGPLWANFRSPLLWDLFAISTYFSVSLIFWYMGLVPDFATLRDRFERYKANSKIGAFLLQVKSISYRVLALGWVGSAKTWHHYEKMVMILSALATPLVLSVHTIVSFDFATSVIPGWHATIFPPYFVAGAIYSGFAMVMTLMIITREVFKLKEYITIKHLENMAIVILVTGMMVSFAYTVEFVMAAYSASHNEQYAFINRMTGPFAWAFWIMFTCNVVSPHFLWFKKLRTNIKMLFVISIVVNIGMWFERFVIVIISLHRDYLPSSWDSYDPTWADYAVLIGSFGIFFTLFLMFIRTIPSIALAEVKADEANASLSHH
- a CDS encoding 4Fe-4S dicluster domain-containing protein, which encodes MSNETTAQTKVFRSFEEVGATPEEAQQDLALWNGKSEFPSNIEEMIERGVNANLDRKSFLTFMGASISMATLAACREPVEKIVPYVDRPMEYQPGQARYFASTRISNRGITPILVKTREGKPIKIEGLAEHPLYKGATTADTFASIWDLYDPDRVKSPLKKDGSSFKAAKWDEAIAEAAALLKGKARVIASPTFSPAEESARARLGAAVVYDATGTLSEVVAGNKASFGSAAIPAHRFDEADAILAIEADFLGTWLASDLYTKQFASRRDPAGKMNQLFVAESAMSLTGSNADRRLALVAGSHTTFALGLANLLLPGSALAGDGNVRAAVQAYTPAVVAKVTGLEEKQIIALAEDLKNFKGRSLVVGGGVNARTALAGELQIAVNLLNAILGNEGKTVSTKAALKGNLNISDAAQLEALIADMKAGKVETLVVDRCNPVYDLPVASGFAEAIKSVKNVIFIGDHLNDTAVLATQVLPVSHFLEAWSDAAAHGVYGIVQPVIRPLSDTMPVLEIYGRLTGNNTSAYEQVKKSHAANARGQSWNSTLASGFAVVEQPGAGAARAFRSAALKDVKPPVEAQVGYRLNLIESVGLGDGAGANISFRHELPDPVTKITWDNVLLISPADAKTLKIKTQDLLRVSAGKVTFEIPAFVQPGMRRGSLALAIGFGQSHIGKVGAGVGQNGYALQTYNAGQIGSSGISVTLEKIGKYDMLASTQRHYEFAVIRGLARQVDLKTFEKAAREKKPELLHEHEEKPFGGKAKGLYDKHNYEEGYRWNLNIDLNKCTGCSSCVMACYSENNIPAVGKSEINRGREMSWLRIDRYYIYENDAAEKADADLVNPDVFFQPVMCQHCENAPCENVCPVGATGHSSDGLNYMAYNRCIGTRYCSNNCPYKVRRFNWFENWEDKLRDPQQYALNPDVTVRSRGVIEKCSFCQQRISEKRQLAKVEGRAVRDGEIQTACQQACSAGAITFGNINSADTQVKKANDNMRTYKILAQINVEPSVKYMVRVKNRPEAKA
- a CDS encoding cytochrome c3 family protein, whose product is MDPRLFKAIKYGTPVVLVALAAWIIWAPPARVGYAPEQPIAYSHAKHAGEYGIDCQYCHTGVTTGKKAGVPSMNTCMNCHVSVGYGKPGVEKLKKFYEKKQPLEWVRIHNLPDHVRFPHAPHIKQLLKDGQPTKTACTPCHGDVANMKVVEQVQSLNMGFCVNCHKDYRNDAEYKNHGVNINCNTCHY
- a CDS encoding c-type cytochrome; translated protein: MKKQYIFLTMAALAMAATACGKKPEADAAPGAAAAISGETVYNEKGCVTCHGAQGKGDGPVGAALKPKPRNFADAKWKNGTDLASVIKAIETGIAGSGMAPYKGVLSDEEIKAVAEHVRKLGGKN
- a CDS encoding STAS domain-containing protein → MAEKLYFDVRYNGGLISATANGMLGFFTAPDFKNRITAWIEPGVTGIHIDLKLLTHIDSAGIAVLLQTVRSCADQEIEFKLLNPPAALRTIFEKSGLTASLG